In Brienomyrus brachyistius isolate T26 chromosome 14, BBRACH_0.4, whole genome shotgun sequence, the following proteins share a genomic window:
- the fancm gene encoding Fanconi anemia group M protein isoform X3 translates to MSSGNQRTLFQTWGTSLSKRTLKSDGGNQAPGRRKASASTGSGKQHRTANPTSVTHSSSLWGEIGHDVRSAEVAGQQQQEEEDDELMLIAVYEAEKALQDAAYTIEDGNVKVALPNGTSLDDLPGFDSSSAEVWVYPTNYPIREYQLKISEAALFQNTMVCLPTGLGKTFIAAVVMYNFYRWYPSGKIVFMAPTKPLVAQQIEACYKVMGIPQGHMAELTGSTQASSRRELWRARRVFFLTPQVMVNDLSRETCPATQVKCLVIDEAHKALGNHAYCQVVRELMNQTQQFRILALSATPGGDIKAVQQVISNLLISHIELRSEESPDIQAHSHQRSVQKIVVPLGDLLSGYQARYLQVLEKFTSRLTQMGVLSARDLRSLTKYQLILAREQFRNNPHPRIMGAQHGALEGDFALCITLYHGYELLLQMGVRSLFLFIQGIMDGTKEMSRARNELQRTKVFMDLYGEMETMFGKPSAGPEVPFVYSHPKLQKLEEVVLQHFRTSPESSGAGPSSEAVSTRVMIFSSFRESVQEIAIMLNRHQPLIRVMTFMGQATAGKAVRGFTQKEQLEVVRKFREGGFNTLVSTCVGEEGLDIGEVDLIVCFDAQKNPIRLVQRMGRTGRRRQGRIVVILAAGREERTYNQSQCNKRSVYKSITGKQHSLHMYPHSPRMLPAGVQPTLHKMFITCGQFEPQEAGRRSSRGRRSVVEVGESLLHPRVQGGRRHTTKEDGFLSPAELSLWANTMRLGEAEPQPVLSHSHFLFTKSDAPAQENVSVGPVRELSLGEWACWQNQPLPTYRVSHSARCLHFTEVMGLLDSMRQEEQGSSSYELTMRSYLRKEDVVGYIEDGQPGKAPKTTTAPKTVARRDNRDCLAPINILRKSSSRTWLNDEEDHVDFVLQDRVTTEGHRLAGSSGSPWNFRKKMSSENNQRARCETTSNAPLRSLEEIPVNYTEVESHSDCIVICDDEEVSLADGPSVFHQLPKVNSDAGYNSLPEDPSSEIENMFYLPNWGTARKLHSSNEPPEAVRAILANVLELLSRSPPQVIKLTCSKANPMDKPLEAGHKPQQNGNPFQVSFLLGDDLADEESSDSAFSDKHLDGVPLETEKGELNHLDPAEGTCSAVCSPTWDEVFDNDVDMPGPADEVNNCEAPSALPGPVGDREYIAPPKPDESIVLFGEADDDDVFFQIKTLSSPLVSRKAQEEPSLRCVNEATTLNNSARRTIEGDATKSSKDMCCTSPEAHQEPSSSSGNFDCSQELFSVNFDLGFSLEESDEENSEQGDVTNPMAPDCAAPQESRLPTLQENLGKATTFVDLHERNLSSVAPQQEMGQSLVSLLGVPLSPFNTEGPGLSTARAISTSSPLMATPRKAKDKVPTADGCSPCKPASRNGQDSIRRSLLQSGGPVTGELLATPHAGPCGKDSDDEVVAPRRRGKVDPLATPEAKSCSDVDTPVRVTRRRVAVLNTSGESEGERLSDEDFQDISVRHLRAPHCQERSPSQKKVKAIRGREYLVQEAELSDDGGDVSSDEVEDDLDGSLEGFVVNSSHFSQGLNDSEMRGVYLKSIKSPAVLNKFKMAYKAEHNTDIFSQVPEQDETYGEDSFVVQGSEEEELRSSEEEEEEVSMVDLLPEESFIGDRRVYTTRRRVRLRKAREETREEAREEVGSKASRKPKRSRIMHMEDSSDEEVPDKRKKVTANDAAPPCGPLDMTKESVFKTPLGAPSAGPGQPALVHSVMGGASLLERCQQRLNLQASVSEALDFQPVDSTPSRPAESQAGCSRYVMTDGQNGACLGPVGGAAPIQQPLSVLVDSRCIAGGTEVVSCLRRRHGLSAQVCSLGACDFAVSCRLAVDRLTQSEVASSLNRKRLVERVQALQVLFDRVCLILEKDRIKPGDAARPFQPTRYYDSTLAALVRAGVRLLFSGGPEETAGLLAELAHVEQRKGQAITVPTQVEGHKQQALQFYLTLPCVSYVTALHMCHAFRSVGHLVDSSVESLMDRARVSRQRAEEIFRCLRYPCDPDLLPDSVGARKRNL, encoded by the exons ATGAGTAGTGGAAATCAGAGAACTTTGTTCCAAACATGGGGGACTTCACTTTCAAAAAGGACTTTAAAAAGCGATGGTGGGAACCAAGCCCCAGGGCGAAGAAAAGCAAGCGCGAGCACTGGCTCGGGGAAACAGCACAGGACGGCAAATCCCACATCTGTCACTCACAGCAGTTCACTTTGGGGCGAAATTGGGCACGACGTGAGAAGTGCAGAGGTGGCAGGACAACAGCAACAAGAAGAAGAGGACGACGAACTGATGTTGATAGCGGTTTACGAAGCGGAGAAGGCTTTGCAGGATGCTGCCTACACTATAGAAGATGGCAATGTAAAAGTGGCTTTGCCAAATGGCACGTCCTTGGACGATCTCCCAGGCTTCGACAGTTCGTCAGCCGAAGTGTGGGTATATCCCACCAACTACCCAATCAGAGAATACCAGCTGAAGATATCGGAGGCAGCCTTGTTCCAGAACACCATGGTGTGTTTGCCCACTGGCTTAGGAAAGACCTTCATTGCCGCCGTGGTAATGTACAACTTCTATCGGTGGTATCCGTCAGGGAAAATCGTCTTCATGGCTCCCACGAAACCCCTGGTTGCGCAGCAGATCGAGGCATGCTATAAGGTGATGGGGATTCCACAGGGCCACATGGCGGAGTTAACAG gcagcacGCAAGCTAGCAGCAGGAGGGAGCTGTGGAGGGCACGCCGGGTATTTTTCCTGACCCCCCAGGTGATGGTGAATGACCTGTCGCGAGAAACCTGTCCTGCCACTCAGGTCAAGTGTTTGGTCATTGATGAGGCCCACAAGGCTCTGGGGAACCACGCCTACTGTCAG GTGGTGAGAGAGCTGATGAACCAGACTCAGCAGTTTCGTATCCTGGCCCTTAGTGCCACTCCAGGGGGAGACATCAAG GCGGTGCAACAGGTCATCTCCAACCTCTTGATCTCTCACATCGAGCTGCGTTCTGAGGAGAGTCCTGACATCCAAGCCCACTCGCACCAGCGCAGTGTGCAGAAGATCGTCGTTCCCCTCGGAGACTTGCTCTCAGGCTACCAGGCTCGTTATCTGCAG GTCTTGGAGAAGTTCACAAGCCGCCTGACCCAGATGGGGGTCCTGTCTGCCCGCGACCTGCGCTCTCTCACAAAGTACCAGCTCATCTTGGCCCGGGAACAGTTTCGCAACAACCCGCACCCCCGCATCATG GGGGCGCAGCATGGCGCGTTGGAGGGGGACTTCGCCCTGTGCATCACGCTGTACCACGGCTACGAACTCCTGCTGCAGATGGGCGTCCGCTCCCTCTTCCTGTTCATCCAGGGCATAATGGACGGCACTAAGG aaatGTCCCGAGCCAGAAATGAGCTTCAGCGTACCAAGGTCTTCATGGATCTCTACGGGGAGATGGAGACCATGTTCGGGAAGCCCAGTGCAG GACCTGAGGTCCCCTTTGTCTACAGCCACCCCAAGCTTCAGAAGCTGGAAGAGGTGGTGCTGCAGCACTTCAGAACCTCTCCAGAGAGCTCCG GAGCTGGTCCCAGTTCGGAGGCAGTGAGCACGCGTGTGATGATCTTCTCGTCGTTTCGTGAGAGCGTGCAGGAGATTGCCATCATGCTGAACCGGCACCAGCCGCTCATACGGGTCATGACCTTCATGGGTCAGGCCACGGCTGGCAAGGCTGTGCGGGGCTTCACCCAGAAGGAGCAGCTGGAG GTGGTGAGGAAGTTCCGTGAGGGCGGGTTCAACACGCTGGTATCCACCTGCGTGGGTGAGGAGGGTCTCGACATCGGGGAGGTGGATCTCATCGTGTGCTTCGACGCGCAGAAGAACCCCATCCGGCTGGTGCAGCGAATGGGCCGCACGGGTCGCCGGCGGCAGGGCCGCATCGTGGTCATCCTGGCCGCGGGCCGCGAGGAGAGg ACCTACAACCAGAGTCAGTGCAACAAGCGCAGCGTCTACAAGTCCATCACGGGGAAGCAGCACAGCCTGCATATGTACCCCCACAGCCCCCGAATGCTGCCTGCAGGGGTGCAGCCCACCCTGCACAAGATGTTCATCACCTGCGGCCAATTTGAGCCCCAGGAGGCGGGCCGGCGCTCCTCGCGGGGGCGGAGGTCGGTCGTTGAAGTGGGGGAGTCCCTGCTGCACCCACGAGTCCAAG GTGGGCGGCGTCACACCACCAAGGAGGACGGCTTTCTGAGCCCGGCAGAGCTCTCCCTCTGGGCCAACACCATGCGCCTGGGGGAGGCGGAGCCACAGCCTGTGCTGAGCCACTCCCACTTCCTGTTTACCAAAAGCGATGCCCCTGCCCAG GAGAACGTGAGCGTGGGCCCTGTGCGGGAGCTCTCCCTAGGTGAGTGGGCGTGTTGGCAGAACCAGCCCTTGCCCACCTACCGGGTCAGCCATTCGGCCCGCTGTCTGCACTTCACAGAGGTCATGGGGCTCCTGGACAGCATGCGGCAGGAGGAG CAGGGAAGCTCTAGCTATGAGCTAACAATGAGGTCCTACCTTCGCAAAGAAGATGTTGTTGGTTATATTGAAGATGGACAGCCAGGGAAGGCTCCCAAAACCACTACAGCCCCTAAAACAGTTGCGCGCAGGGACAATAGGGATTGTTTGGCGCCCATTAACATCTTGAGGAAGTCGTCCTCTCGCACTTGGCTGAACGATGAAGAGGATCATGTTGATTTTGTCCTCCAGGATAGAGTGACTACTGAGGGACACAGATTGGCTGGGTCTTCAGGGTCACCCTGGAATTTTAGAAAGAAAATGTCTTCAGAGAATAATCAAAGAGCCAGATGTGAAACCACCAGTAATGCTCCCCTTCGTAGTTTGGAGGAGATCCCAGTCAACTACACAGAGGTTGAATCGCATTCTGACTGTATTGTGATCTGTGACGATGAGGAAGTGAGTTTAGCTGATGGGCCCAGTGTTTTTCACCAGTTACCCAAAGTAAACTCTGATGCCGGGTATAATAGCTTGCCAGAGGATCCCTCCtcagaaattgaaaatatgttttatttgccAAATTGGGGTACTGCCCGAAAGCTACACTCCTCCAATGAACCGCCAGAGGCAGTAAGAGCTATTCTCGCCAACGTTCTAGAGCTCCTGTCTAGGTCACCACCTCAAGTCATTAAGCTTACCTGCTCCAAAGCTAACCCCATGGACAAGCCACTAGAAGCTGGACACAAGCCACAACAGAATGGAAACCCGTTCCAAGTGAGTTTCCTCCTTGGAGACGACCTTGCAGATGAGGAATCAAGTGATTCGGCTTTCTCTGATAAGCATTTGGATGGCGTTCCTTTGGAAACTGAGAAAGGTGAACTTAACCACTTGGATCCCGCAGAAGGAACTTGCAGTGCAGTCTGCAGCCCCACCTGGGATGAGGTTTTTGATAATGATGTTGATATGCCTGGTCCTGCAGATGAGGTTAATAATTGTGAAGCTCCTTCAGCTCTGCCAGGCCCTGTAGGTGACAGGGAATACATAGCCCCACCTAAGCCTGATGAGAGTATCGTTTTGTTTGGGGAGGCTGACGACGACGATGTCTTTTTTCAGATCAAAACGCTTAGCTCTCCTCTTGTTAGCAGGAAAGCTCAAGAAGAGCCGTCTCTGAGGTGTGTGAATGAGGCCACCACATTAAATAATAGTGCCAGGAGAACTATAGAGGGTGATGCAACCAAAAGCTCAAAGGACATGTGCTGTACTTCACCAGAAGCTCACCAGGAACCTTCTTCAAGCTCTGGAAATTTTGACTGTTCCCAGGAGCTCTTCTCTGTCAATTTTGACCTGGGGTTTTCCCTTGAGGAGTCGGATGAGGAGAATTCAGAGCAAGGAGATGTGACAAATCCCATGGCTCCGGATTGTGCTGCCCCACAAGAATCCAGGCTGCCCACTCTGCAGGAGAACTTGGGGAAAGCCACAACTTTCGTGGATCTTCATGAGAGAAACTTGAGCTCGGTAGCTCCTCAGCAGGAAATGGGACAGTCTCTGGTCTCTTTGTTGGGTGTTCCACTCTCTCCATTCAATACAGAGGGTCCAGGTCTGTCTACTGCACGTGCAATCTCCACCTCCTCCCCCTTAATGGCAACTCCCAGAAAGGCCAAAGACAAGGTACCAACAGCTGATGGCTGTAGTCCCTGTAAGCCTGCCAGTAGAAATGGCCAGGATTCCATCAGAAGGTCTCTGCTGCAGTCAGGAGGGCCTGTCACTGGGGAGCTATTGGCTACACCTCATGCAG GACCCTGTGGTAAAGACAGCGATGATGAGGTGGTGGCCCCCAGGAGACGGGGGAAGGTGGACCCCCTTGCGACCCCAGAG GCTAAGAGCTGCAGTGATGTGGATACGCCTGTGAGAGTGACTCGGAGGCGCGTGGCAGTCCTGAACACA TCAGGGGAGAGTGAAGGAGAGCGGCTATCGGATGAGGACTTCCAGGACATCTCCGTTAGGCACCTCAGGGCTCCGCACTGCCAGGAACGCTCACCGAGTCAGAAGAAG GTGAAGGCCATCAGGGGGCGCGAGTACTTGGTCCAGGAAGCAGAGCTGTCTGATGACGGTGGGGATGTCTCCTCGGACGAGGTGGAGGATGACCTGGATGGATCACTGGAGGGCTTCGTGGTGAACAGCAGTCACTTCTCTCAAGGCCTCAATG ATTCAGAGATGCGGGGAGTTTACCTGAAGTCGATTAAAAGTCCCGCTGTGCTGAATAAGTTCAAGATGGCGTACAAGGCTGAACACAACACGGACATCTTTTCTCAG GTGCCAGAACAGGACGAGACCTACGGGGAGGACAGCTTTGTGGTGCAAGGTAGTGAGGAGGAAGAGTTGCGGAgcagtgaggaggaggaggaggaggtgagcatggtggatctgctcccaGAGGAGTCCTTCATCGGGGATAGGAGAGTGTACACCACCCGAAGGCGGGTCCGACTCCGGAAGGCCCGGGAGGAGACCCGGGAGGAGGCCCGGGAGGAGGTGGGCTCCAAGGCCTCCAGGAAACCCAAGCGCTCCCGCATCATGCACATGGAAGACTCCAGCGATGAAGAAGTACCCGACAAACGGAAAAAGGTGACCGCCAACGATGCTGCTCCCCCCTGTGGGCCCCTAGATATGACAAAGGAGTCTGTGTTCAAGACTCCTCTTGGAGCGCCTTCAGCGGGCCCTGGGCAGCCTGCTCTGGTGCACAGTGTGATGGGAGGGGCTTCTCTGTTAGAGAGGTGCCAGCAGAGACTAAACCTTCAGGCGTCGGTGTCTGAGGCCCTCGACTTCCAGCCGGTTGACTCCACACCGTCCCGACCTGCAGAATCACAG GCTGGATGTTCTAGGTATGTGATGACTGATGGTCAGAACGGTGCCTGTTTGGGTCCAGTAGGGGGCGCAGCCCCCATCCAGCAGCCCCTCTCTGTGCTGGTGGACAGCCGCTGCATCGCGGGCGGGACGGAggttgtgtcctgcctgagGCGGCGCCACGGCCTGAGCGCGCAGGTCTGTTCGCTGGGCGCCTGTGATTTTGCGGTGAGCTGCCGCTTAGCCGTGGACAGGCTAACGCAGTCGGAGGTGGCCAGCAGCCTGAACCGGAAGCGTCTGGTGGAAAGAGTGCAAGCCCTGCAGGTCCTCTTTGACCGGGTCTGCCTCATCTTGGAGAAGGACCGCATCAAGCCGG